Genomic window (Lynx canadensis isolate LIC74 chromosome A1, mLynCan4.pri.v2, whole genome shotgun sequence):
ACTTGTTTTCTATACACAACCCATTAAGCATACTAAGATACAatttaaaagaagatataaaaattcatgtctttgttttcttggagacagaagaaaaagaatggaagggcTTTGAAGCTGGATCTTATTTTGAAAACCATCCCTGTTGTTATGGTCTTGGGCAAGTAACCTCAAAGATCTTTCAAAATCACAACACTACTTACCAGGGTTGTTCTATGGAATAGCTACCAATGTATATACTGGCCATTAGGCAGCTACATAGAGAATAATGGCAATTACTCTTGGTTGTCAACACGagacccttattttttttttttttttaattttttttttttttcaacgtttatttatttttgggacagagagagacagagcatgaacgggggaggggcagagagagagggagacacagaatcggaaacaggctccaggctccgagccatcagcccagagcctgacgcggggctcgaactcccggaccgcgagatcgtgacctggctgaagtcagacgcttaaccgactgcgccacccaggcgcccccacgagacccttatttaaaaaaaatgtatttaatggcTTTGTAATCAACACCTACTAtctgttcatgagttccagccctgcatcaggctcgttgcagacagatcagagcctggagcctgcttaggattctgtgtctccctgtctctctaccctcccccttttgtccgctctctcaaaaataaacattaaaaaacaaacaaaaagcttatGTATGAGTATGAAGGAAAAACAACAcacctacaaagaaaaaaaaaaagcaatatttacttttctgtttgaAACCAAGCTCTGTTGTGCTTGCTGTAACCTCAGTAATGTTACTGAAGTTCAGAGCATCAGTTTCCTGTTCTATACATTGAGGCTAACATTCCTTCTCAGGGTGATGAGTAGAGGTAAAATGCACATAGTACCTAGAACAGAGCTTTCTAACAAGTGGATAATAATTCAACAGTGACTATTATTGTACCAAGCTAGACTAGATCTAGAGATCTAGACATCTTCACTAAAAATTCCAGGTTCACTGATTGGTACTATGTTCACTTTTACTCCAATGCGAGTCAAGAGAAATTTAAGACAAACCTTATCACTTTAATACCATGGAAAGCATCAAGTGATAattagcccaatgtggggcttcaactcataaccatgagatcaagagctgcatggtccacagactgagccagccagacaccccaaaacACTGATCTTTAACTCCAGTTgcacatcagcatcacctgaggaaatttttaaagttaggtTTAACTTACACACAATAAAATTTATCCAGAGCACCTGTTATGCCCAGCCCCAAACCAATTAAAGGACTGGAATTAAAGCGCAGGCTTCAATAACACTCAAGGCTTCCCACGTGTTTCTAATGTGCAGGCTTGAGGACCACAGAGAAGCCCTGCTACAGCATGTGCAGTCACTTCTTCACCTGACCTCCAAGTTGTACATAGACAAaattagaggttttttttttttttttgtctcccatTATACCATGCTTTTATGTGTTCCAGAAGGCCTAACAGTGGGGAAATAAACTATTTGTTACCATCTTAAAAACTGAATGCCTATTTGCAATGATGGCtgcttctctttgttcttcctctttACATACTACGTCAACCCTACACGTGCTCCCCTTAAATGGGAATTTAAAACACTGACATTTATTAAAGACCTCTAATAATTTAGAGACCCAAGTTTCTAGTTGTGGAAGCACGGACTTTCTCAACAAATTCTGCTTGGAGAGTTCTAGAATGAAGAAATCTCCTGGCCTCAAAGCCAttcttaattaaaacaacaaaaattggggtgcatgggtagctcagtccattaagcatcagacttggatctcagctcaggtcttgatctcagggttttcaGTTCAAACACCTCATTGGGCTCAGTCCTGGGCAAGAAACCTACTGAATAAATCCTTTTACAAAGCAAAGCCAAAACACATGCTGGCtttcattaaacaaaacaaaacaaaccccccgAAACCCCAAAGCACAACAAAGCAACTACAGTGCAATTGTGAGGTATTTGTTTAATACTGTAAAAAGGCAGCAGATTGATGAAGTTGCAAGGGTTTATGTACACATATCATTTAAAGCCATCTTCTTGGTGAGAAATTTTAAGCTGCGCTCTGAGAGTATTTCTGTATTATTACAAAATTAcaattaattttctattatttcttacataATTACATATCAAGGCTGTGGACCTTCATTTTCTCCAACCCAATGGATCTTCAGAAATGAATGTAGCTCCATGCActtttttgtgtctctttcatAACATTTATCGCTGTAATTGAGTCATCTGTCATCCTGACAAGGTTGAGTCGGAGGTCTGCTTCGAAAATGTTGTATCCCTAGCATCTAACAGTGTCTTTCATATGGGAGGCATTCCATTACTTCGCTAAATGAAGTTCTTATGGTTGTGGTGGGGAAGCAGAAGATTCATCCAGGGATTGGGATGACTGTAGTCATATAGTTATAGCATGTGCAGCACAGCTGTTCATCTGTGACCCCTACTAAGCAAGCTAAGCTTGGTTCTacccaggatttaaaaaaaattctttccattcTTAAAAGGAAAACTTCAGAGATTTGACAATTCGATTAGTATCACTTACCTCTGCTTTCTCTGAGAGGTAGTCAAGctatcctcttttctttttcccttgctaATTTCCTGggatttcttcatgtttttctggCGAGCAAGTTCTCGCTGATTTCCGCCTGCAAAGTTAAACAGTCATGCTCTTTTCCCATCTcaaaaattaataccaattccgttaaaactcttatttaaatgcaTCTGAagttagctttttattttttaacaggcCAGCAGAGCACTGCACTGAACAGAGTTCTCATAGTAGCCGAGGAAGAAGCTCAGACACAAACACTTCAAGTCTTAAGAGCATTATCATACCAATTCAGGTGTTCAATTAATGTAAATACCGGATCACTTATAGCCAGCATTCCACTCCTGTGTCTATATGGGTCAGTACGTTCCAAATTAAGGTCTAGCTTTTGAGGAGTATGGAGAGAAGGATAGATACACAGGGAACACAGCTCCACAAGTTGGCCCATCACAATTCCACTGTTAAGCGGGTAAACGCAGCGGTTCGGGATACATTACCTGGAAGGGCCCAACAAAAGAACTAGGGAGGGCACTCAACCGGAGCTTCCTGCCCTTCTCAGGCCTTAGGACCTGAAGGACCAACTATAAACCACTTTCTGACCAAGACCCGTCCCGGGGCCGCCGTCTTCACACACCTCACCTCCGGAGAGGTGTTCTTTACCCTGTAAACTCGCACTTGGCCGGCAGGCACATGCCCCACTTCTCAGGCGGGCCCGAAGCTAACCGTCCCTCTCCCTCGGTGGGCTGAGAGAATGGGGTCTCCGCGCCGTCGGACCTAAGGGAATACATCAGCCGGCTCCCGCCTCCTCTCCAGCCGCGCCTACGGACCTCGGCTTCCTCTGCAGACGCTCCCCGCCGCGTCCCTCACCCGTCCGCATACTCACGGGCCATGCCGACACCCGACCGAACCCAAAAGAGAGCCACTCGGAGAAGCAACTGCCTCCTAACGCTTTCAGCGGTCGTCCCCTCCCGCGGCTCTTGAAGGCTGAGCCCGCGCCGGCCCTCAGCCGGGCTAcgcctctgtttcttccatcgcCCCGCCCACCGAGGCCCGACCGCAGCCTCCCGCGAGTCGGGCGGCTGACTGCGCGTGCGCCGCTGGGCAGGCGGGGCGGTCCTCGCGGTGGGTCCCGGGCTGGCAGCTTCTGGAGTTCGATCAGGGCTCGCGTCCCCTCGGTCAAACAAATTTGGTCGAGTCTAGAAAGCAGGTCCTGCGTCTGTGGATTTTCCCTACTGTGTACCGAGCCCTGGGGGTTGGCCAGCCCCCTCTTTTTGGTAACGACAAAAACAAACGCCACTGTATCTAACTTTTAGACCGAGAACGTTAGCATTCATTAATCTCCTTGCAGAAGTGGGAAGGGGACAAAACCTATTAAGGGTTAACTCAATATGCAAAACACAGTTTTggctctttacatattttttttatttcagcaccAAACCTGTAAGTAGGCTTCATTGTTCCTATTCTGCGGAAGAGGAGATTGAGACTCTGAAACGAGGAGCGACTGTCCTAACAGGTAGGGACTCTTAGAAGTGAGATTTATAGTGAAGATGGACTTTAAATCTGTTAATTTCCCTTTTAGTCTCATTGCCTTTGTCGCGGTGGACAGTACCGAAGGAATTTTAGGGTAATGGCTCTGTGCTTGGGTTGTATGATAAGAAGGGAATAGCAGGGGATGCAGTTTTATCTCCTATTCACAATAACCTTGGAACGTGGGTAAAAGCCGTGGAGCATTTGCCATTGCTAGAAACATGTGCAAAGATGCCTGAGGTTAGTTTGATACTTACGTTTTTCATCTCTCCCGTTACTTATTACAAACAAACGTGTAGAGTTACTCTGTACACCCTAAAATCACCTTTTTATAAAGGCTTTTAtgttggaaaatttcaaacatctaCAACAGTATGGAAAATACTGCAATGCATTCTCAAGTATATGTGACCAAGCttcaacaatttttattttaactcctaAAAGTCACCTATTTTACAGAAGGTAGGACAAAGTGGTGAAGACTTGGAGCTCTGGAGATGGGATGTCTTGGTTGAAAGCCCAGCTCTACCAATGAGTAGATGTGTGAACTTGGGTGTGTTATTTCATTGTGGTAAAGCTTCCGTATTAAATGGGAAGGTAAATGTACCTCTTTAATTAATTGAATTAATGTATGTGAAGTACGAAGTGTTCAGTATATGTTAGCACTCAATGTTAGCTATTATCAATCTTTTAACCTCAGAGAGCCTTGTGTGCTTGTCACTCACCCTAAACCCCACCTGTCTTCAATACTGTTTATGAGCCAAGCATCTGATTCCACTTAAACAACCTCTTCTGGAGTAAATTGAGCAGGGGGAAAAGATTGACTTGTGTCCTGGGTCATtgtgaagaagggagggaagcaaTTTGGGATTGGAAAGTAAGTGGAAGTGTTATTGTTTGTGTTTGTAGTCTTAATTTACAGTCTAATTGACCTTTTTCTTTGCGGTTGAAAATATACTTTGTGAATGGTAGGGATATACTCAAGAGATATTAGGTGTGTCTGCTAGAGAAAACtgaagacttttaaaattacTCTGATGCCTTTAAGAATTTACTCCACAAACTTGGTTGTGTAACATATCTTAAgactttatatttaataataaaattagatcTGATTCTGTTCCCTTATTTATAGTAGTGACAAATTAAATCCTTGTTATTAATTGCCTTACCTACAGAATTGTGGGAGTGGCCTAGATTCTTAGATGGAACATAACATTTTGGGAAAGGCAATATCTTTATACCAGAATATACTGGGCAAAGCTAAATGGTCGTAGTAGTGGCTCCAAGATTCGCGAGACATCTTCAGTAGGGGGCTCTTTGTCAAGTTCTTGACCTTCTTTAGGTGTATCTGAAGTCCTGTTCCCTCCCCAGATTACTGGAGGGAGCCTACAGAATCCAcagacttccattttctttccagtcttAGAGGAATCTCTTCTCTCTAATGTGCTTTCATCCCTCTTACTCTCAAAAAcgcttctctttcttcttctggatgACATAGCAACctctttaattaattaaagattttattcttttgccatTAACATAGCAGGATGTCCTTGTAGAGTTTTATTCTTGAAAAAGGAAATTGGGCCTGGCTGTTGCAATGAGTCAGGGAATTAAAAAGCTCGCCCATACTGTGTACAGCCAATCTCATCTATGGCCATTTTTCTTCTAATCATATAAGTCTTCCCTAACCATATTACCTAAAGTAAGCCAGCCTCCCAATAATCTCTTTCATAATactctttaaatttctttcatgcatttaatacacttttttttttaattttttttcaacgtttatttatttttgggacagagagagacagagcatgaacgggggaggggcagagagagagggagacacagaatcggaaacaggctccaggctccgagccatcagcccagagcctgacgcggggctcgaactcacggaccgtgagatcgtgacctggctgaagtcggacgcttaaccgactgcgccacccaggcgcccctacatttaatACACTTTTAATCttgttcacttgttttattttttctccccaacCCAGAACACCTTATTTATTGCTCTAATGCTACCTCCTGAAGCAGATTAtgaatacatatattaatttactatataactatatagttaaatttttaaagtgtttatttttgagtagacACAGAgtgccaatgggggaggggcagagaaagagggataccTATATTcgaagcaggtcccaggccctgagctgtcagcacagatccctacacaggactcaaactcaccagccaggagatgatgacctgagcccaagtgggatgctAACCGACTGTGCTACCCTGGAACCCCTATAACTATATAGTTTTAACTATAAAACTTTTTGAACacgtaaattaaaaagtatacaaagGTATACGGTGAATGATCTTCATGCCACGACATGTTTCCCGTAAACCTAGTTCCCCTTACAGGAGATAACTTACCAGTTTCTTCATACCTGAATTTGTAATCTATGTTCTACTCAATTTAGAATTTCTAAGCCCTGGGGATGTGCTGGCGAACAGGCACTACTCTACAagaccttcttcttcttctttttcaagtttttaatttttcataatctctacccccaatatGGGGTTCGGACTCATGCCCTGGTATCAAGAGTGGCAGGCTCCTCCGACTGAGCTgctagccaggcgccccatgattttaaTAGTCTTATAAAGGGTCTTGGGTCTTAAAAGGATCTTATAAAGAGTCTATAGAGGGTCTTGACTACCTCCTTTCACTCGTTTCTGTAACTCCTAGGGAcgctgggagaggggagagctgACCACGGAACATCTCAATTTCCGGTTCACTAGTAACTCTGTAGTTTGACAGTTACCATGGCTCCGGGCGCTGTGCGTCTTACGCTTTTCCTAGGCGCTGGCTGATGGCGTAATCAGTTCCGGCGCCCTACGAGGGCGGGGAAGCAAGGTACTGGGGGAAACTTAGCAGGGTCATGAAGAAGAGGCGGCggcgggaggaaggaggaggtggtgggggtgtgAACCTGCGGTAGCTGCCCGCTGGGCTGGTGGTGTGGCCGTGTGGAAAGGACGTAGTTCTTAATCCCTTCTCCCGGCAGCAGCCGGGGCTCGGGGCTGAGAGCGGCCGTGGGGCCGCCTCCCCGGGCCCCCTGGCTCCGCCATGTTCCGCAGGGCACGCCTTAGCGTGAAGCCGAATGTCAGGCCTGGTGTAGGCGCCAGGAGCTCCTCCGCTCCCAACCCCCAACGTGGACAAGAGGCTCCCAGGCCCCCGGATCCTGCAGCCGCTTCTTCCCCAAAGCCAGCGGAGTCTACAGATGTGCCCCCGGTGGATTTCCGGGGAACGGAGCCGCAAGAAAAGCCTCCCAGGAGCAGGTAAGAGCATGCAGAGAGGGGCATTTTCATCTGCCCCGCCTCTCTGGGCCTGTCACCCGGAATATGACCCCATGAATTTACTTTAGGAGTATTCTGTCGCTTGCATTGAGTCTTACAGTTGAGACTCTATGAACCTACTCCAAACTGCAGTTTGTCACTCTGGCCACAGGGTGTGGCACATGTGGATTTTGTTAAAGGTCTGTAGTTTCTCCGGGTGGGAATCTTGTCTTCAAGGGGTGGTGAGAAGAGTCCAGGTGTACAGTCTTGACGTGAAATTTACACGTGGTAATGTTAGAGAGCTTAGATTACTTTGccgtagctttttttttttttttcttccttctggagCACTTTGCAGGGGTAGGTACttttttagattttcaaaaaaacatttatgtaGTCTTAAAAGACCAGTGTTACATTGGTTATGCTGAGTTGTGTCAATGGGGAGGAGATATGGCTACTTGATTTGATTCCAGGGCGTGCCCCTTTATAGTGGCCATGTTTTCTGAAGGGAAAAAGCATGTGCTAATACCACATTTggagtcaggatttttttttttcctttaaaaatttttttttaatttaatgtttatttttgaaagagcgggagaggggcaggggagagggagacacagaatctgaagcaggctctgagatgtcagcgcagagtccaacacCCAGCTGGACCtcacaagcacagagcccaacgcaggggctcgaactcacaaaccgtgagatcattacctgaacctaagtgggactcttaaccgacttagccgcccaggcgccccaggatttttttCGTAATTTAACAGTTTATCAGACTTTGCCCAGGCAGaatttgcttatctgtaaaatggaaataatattctCTGATTTGGAGAGTCAAGTTATTGTGGAGTTTAGAAAAAACTGACAAACTCTTGAATAGGACATGGGAGAATAGTTGTCTACaaaaagttatctttttaaaataaaagcaatggtAGTAAATAACAAAGTAGTTAAAATTAAGCCATGTTGGGCTACTAATGGTCTCTGTTTCTGTGATACATATGCGAGGAAACCAATAAAAATGGATCCTATTAAATGACAATGAGATGGTGTAAATTGTTTGTATGCTCTAACCAGAAGGTGaaaattttatccttttctttttggcCTAACTTCCTCTGTTGGCCTGAACTGGTGCTGGGTATAGGATGTTATTTTGCCAGCTTACTGATACTTAGTAATATCCATGTttcttatatgaatattttttcaaaattcctcctcaaaaaagaaatacaagtaacAGTCACTTAATAAAGTTTGTAGAGGTCCTGTTAACTTCATACAGATGCATGATGAttgataatttaataaattactcTGATTCTGTAGTCTTGAGACATTAGAGGTTGGGAATATTTGCTTTCTTAGAGTTGGCATTTAGGgagtatatttgaattttttttttttttactatgtgttttcttattttgtgggtCTTTGCAGCTGTAAAAATCTATAGGGTGTATGTTTTGTCCTCAACGATTCAACATAATTGAATGAAATGCACAGATGCATGTATCATTACAAAGCCTGATCTCAGTGTCATAAGTTTgggccctatgttgggtgtagagattactaaaaaaaaaaaaaaaaaattaaaaacatggagCTATCCTGCAAATAACCTGGAAAGGTTATTCTATAGGTTTAGGCATTTTCTACTTTTACATAAAACtaataacatgaaaaatgtgGACTGCTTTTAATTCTTACACCCTCTCTCTTCTTGACTTAATTTGCTTTCAGGCCATTCCTGAAATGTGTATATCCAATCTGAACCATATCTAATATGTATTTTGGAGTGACCAAGTACTTTTTTAAGTTAGGAGTTTGATAGCTGTGTAAGTATTCATACCAGACGAAAGAGGAATGATTTCTACCTCAAACAGTATTTGATTTGATTAATGTCGCTCAATGTATATTCTCAAATACTGTAGTAGAGATGTTTTAGAAATTTGATGTTTTGTATGTTTGGTTTGACTCATCTCAGGTTGATAAAGTAATTTATAATTTAGATCAGGTAGAGGGATGTCAATATAGATTAtaaacttagtttttaaaaaaataattgtcggggcacctgggtggctctgtcggttaagcgcccgacttcatctcaggtcatgatctcacggtccgtgagttagagccccgcattgggctctgtgctgacagctcagagcctggagcctgcttcagattctgtgtctccctttctctctgcccctcccccgctgtccctctgtctctctcaaaaatgaataaagattaaaaaaaaacttaaaaaaaaataaacaattgtcAGTTATATAGTGATTCAAAGTGGGGTAATAGAGTTTTAATTTGTAACTtggccttttgtttttcttgaacgAGTTAGGATGAGCATAAACTTATATGTTCTAATGCACTAAGGGACTTGACGTTTGAAAAAGATCAGCAGTCTTTGTTAGAATTTGTGTATCTGTTAAAATTttagtaaaggggcgcctgggtggctcagtcggttgagcgttcagcttcggctcaggtcatgaccttgtggttcacgagttcgagccccgcgtcgggctctgtgctgacagctcagagcctggaacctgctttggattctgtgtctccctctctatctgcccctcctccactcacactctgtctctgtctcaaaaataaatacacattaaaaaaaattaaaaaaaaataaaaattttagtaaacAAAGTTTTTATTGGAATCTGTCATGAATAATGTATATCTCAAGTCGTTGATTGTTTAATAATGAGATTTTACTGGTTTAGATTTTTACCAGGCtagtttttaaaactagaatATGAAAGATCCatggtatcctttttttttttttttgattttgacaGTGATGGAAAGACTGACAATGAGAATTATGTTGAAGAATTCAGTAAGTCTTCCTCTGCtgtttcacagagaagaaaacgaATATCAAGTACTACTCTGGTTAAGCCTGGTGTCAGTGTTCCTTCAGAATCTCATCCCTTATCTACAGTTAATCAAGAAGTTCCACAGCCAAAGCCTATttcaacaaaagagaaacagCCATGTTCAGACAGATACCGAATATATAAAGCCCAGAAACtaagagaaatgttaaaagaagaattgagaaaagagaaggtaagggagaaaaatcacatttgaCTGTTCCTACTaggtttctgtttttatgttaggCGTCATTTGGAGGAATAATATCTGTAGTATTTAATGGAGCATAACCAGTTAATGTTCCTTATTTTAATAGAAGATCCCCT
Coding sequences:
- the SERF1A gene encoding small EDRK-rich factor 1, producing MARGNQRELARQKNMKKSQEISKGKRKEDSLTTSQRKQRDSEIMQQKQKAANEKKSMQTREK